In one Pseudomonas purpurea genomic region, the following are encoded:
- a CDS encoding sulfonate ABC transporter substrate-binding protein, producing MRPVILRRGLVALFAAAVSFGVIVQAQAAETLRIGYQKYGTLVLLKARGTLEKRLAAQGVDVQWTEFPGGPQLLEGLNVGSIDFGVTGETPPVFAQAAGADLLYVAYEPPAPTSEAILVPKDSTIQSVQDLKGKKVVLNKGSNVHYLLVRALEDAGLTYTDIQTVFLPPADARAAFERGSVDAWVIWDPYQAAAEQQLQARTLRDGSGIVDNHQFYLATKPYAQKNPQVIKTLVEEVRAVGEWSKANPVEVTKQVAPLLGLSADITLTSVKRQGYGALFLTPDVVAAQQKIADSFYQLKLIPKPLSIKDVIWTPPAAVATAP from the coding sequence ATGCGCCCTGTCATTTTGCGTCGTGGTCTGGTCGCTCTGTTTGCTGCGGCTGTGTCCTTCGGCGTCATTGTTCAAGCTCAAGCGGCCGAGACCTTGCGTATCGGCTACCAAAAGTATGGCACCCTGGTGCTGCTCAAAGCTCGCGGCACACTGGAAAAACGCCTCGCCGCCCAAGGCGTGGACGTGCAATGGACTGAGTTCCCTGGTGGCCCGCAGTTGCTCGAAGGGCTGAATGTCGGCTCCATCGATTTTGGCGTGACCGGCGAAACCCCACCCGTATTTGCCCAGGCCGCTGGCGCCGATCTGCTCTACGTCGCCTACGAGCCACCGGCGCCGACCAGCGAAGCGATCCTGGTGCCGAAGGACTCCACGATCCAATCGGTGCAGGACCTCAAGGGCAAGAAAGTCGTCCTCAACAAAGGCTCCAACGTGCACTACCTGCTGGTGCGCGCCCTGGAAGACGCCGGCCTCACGTACACCGACATCCAAACCGTGTTCCTGCCACCGGCCGATGCCCGCGCCGCGTTCGAGCGTGGCAGCGTCGATGCCTGGGTGATCTGGGACCCGTACCAGGCGGCTGCCGAACAGCAACTGCAAGCACGTACCCTGCGTGATGGCAGCGGCATCGTCGACAACCATCAGTTCTATCTGGCGACCAAGCCCTACGCGCAAAAAAATCCGCAGGTCATCAAGACGCTGGTGGAAGAAGTGCGCGCCGTGGGCGAGTGGTCCAAGGCCAACCCTGTCGAGGTGACCAAACAAGTCGCGCCGCTGCTCGGCCTGTCGGCAGACATCACCCTGACCTCGGTGAAACGCCAGGGCTACGGCGCGTTGTTCCTCACGCCCGACGTGGTCGCGGCCCAGCAGAAAATCGCCGACAGCTTCTATCAGCTCAAGTTGATTCCCAAGCCCTTGAGCATCAAAGACGTGATCTGGACGCCGCCGGCAGCCGTTGCCACCGCGCCGTAA
- the ssuE gene encoding NADPH-dependent FMN reductase: MLVVSLGGSPSQRSRSGVLLDRSQRWLQQHGVEVVSYQVRDFPAEDLLHARFDSPKVIHLLQQIENADGLLIATPVYKASFSGALKTVLDLLPERALSHKVVLPMATGGSIAHMLAVDYALKPVLSALKAQEMLHGIFAEDSQIAYGEGSAQAKLAPELEQRLSEALEQFLSAMARRPKPLDPHLLNERLLSARWSI; the protein is encoded by the coding sequence ATGTTGGTCGTCTCACTCGGTGGCAGTCCCAGCCAACGCTCCCGTTCCGGGGTGCTGCTGGATCGCTCCCAACGCTGGCTGCAACAGCACGGGGTGGAGGTGGTGAGTTACCAGGTGAGGGACTTCCCGGCCGAAGACTTGCTGCACGCCCGCTTTGACAGCCCGAAGGTCATCCATCTGCTGCAACAGATTGAAAACGCCGATGGCCTGCTGATTGCCACACCGGTCTACAAGGCTTCGTTCTCCGGCGCGCTGAAAACCGTGCTGGACCTGCTGCCCGAACGCGCCCTGAGCCACAAGGTTGTATTGCCCATGGCCACGGGCGGCAGCATCGCCCACATGCTGGCAGTGGATTACGCGCTAAAACCGGTGCTCTCGGCCCTCAAGGCCCAGGAAATGCTCCACGGGATTTTCGCCGAAGACAGCCAGATCGCGTACGGCGAAGGCAGTGCCCAGGCAAAGTTGGCTCCCGAGCTGGAGCAGCGTTTGAGCGAAGCCCTGGAGCAGTTTTTGAGCGCCATGGCCCGACGGCCAAAACCGCTCGACCCTCATCTGTTGAATGAACGTTTGTTGAGCGCTCGCTGGAGCATCTGA
- a CDS encoding peroxiredoxin yields the protein MSLRLGDIAPDFEQDSSAGTIRFHEWLGDSWGVLFSHPADFTPVCTTELGFTAKLKDEFAQRGVKAIALSVDPVDSHHKWIEDINETQHTLVNFPILADADRKVSDLYDLIHPNANDTLTVRALFVIDPNKKIRLTITYPASTGRNFNEILRVIDSLQLTDNYKVATPANWQDGDDVVIVPSLKDEDEIKKRFPKGYRAVKPYLRLTPQPNK from the coding sequence ATGAGCCTCAGACTTGGCGACATCGCCCCCGATTTCGAACAGGATTCCAGCGCCGGCACCATTCGTTTTCATGAGTGGCTGGGCGACAGCTGGGGCGTGCTGTTTTCCCATCCGGCGGACTTCACGCCGGTCTGCACCACGGAGCTGGGCTTTACCGCCAAGCTCAAGGACGAGTTCGCCCAGCGCGGGGTCAAGGCCATCGCCCTGTCGGTGGACCCGGTGGACTCGCACCACAAGTGGATCGAAGACATCAACGAAACCCAGCACACCCTCGTCAACTTCCCGATCCTTGCCGACGCCGACCGCAAGGTGTCCGACCTTTACGACCTGATCCACCCCAACGCCAACGACACCCTGACCGTGCGTGCGCTGTTCGTGATTGATCCGAACAAAAAGATTCGCCTGACCATCACCTATCCGGCCAGCACCGGGCGCAATTTCAATGAAATCCTGCGGGTGATCGATTCGCTGCAACTCACCGACAACTACAAAGTGGCCACCCCGGCCAACTGGCAGGACGGTGACGACGTGGTGATCGTGCCGTCGCTCAAGGACGAAGACGAAATCAAGAAACGCTTTCCCAAGGGCTACCGTGCGGTGAAGCCGTACTTGCGTCTGACCCCGCAACCCAATAAATAA
- a CDS encoding OprD family porin has product MNKSTLALTVALGVLAQQASAAGFIEDSKATLGLRNFYINTDNRDSGTKAAGAQNKQEEWGQGFQLNFTSGYTQGTVGFGVDAIGLLGVRLDSGGGTNGASPKTKTNYGSYGGTVFPSESNGEAVNEFSSLGLTAKAKVSQTELKLGTLMPKLPVISYNDGRLLPQTFQGGQITSNEIKDLTLVGGQIEHVKGRNSSNNEELSIAGANGRTASGRDSNKFIYGGGDYKITKDLTAQYYYGNLDDFYKQHFLGLVHNWSIGPGVLKSDFRYFNSRDDGANGHDKNYFTSGYYGGTTTKGKVDNNLYSGLFLYSVSGHTFGGGYQVSNGDSDFPWLNQGDGSSAYLTTDMQISKFARAGERTWQARYSYDFAKVGVPGLTAGVIYLRGDNVDTAATVNKKTVVGSGTSEWERDLTVAYVIPEGPLKNLGLTWKNAMWRNDIPGQRDQDENRLIVSYSIPLL; this is encoded by the coding sequence ATGAATAAGTCCACCTTGGCCCTGACTGTGGCCCTAGGGGTTTTGGCGCAGCAGGCAAGCGCCGCCGGTTTCATCGAAGACAGCAAGGCTACCTTGGGTCTGCGTAACTTCTACATCAACACTGACAACCGTGACTCCGGCACCAAAGCCGCAGGCGCGCAGAACAAGCAGGAAGAATGGGGCCAAGGCTTCCAGCTGAACTTCACCTCCGGTTACACCCAAGGCACTGTAGGCTTCGGTGTTGATGCCATTGGCCTGTTGGGCGTTCGTCTGGATTCCGGCGGTGGCACCAACGGCGCAAGCCCGAAGACCAAGACCAACTATGGTTCTTATGGCGGCACAGTTTTCCCGAGCGAGTCCAACGGCGAGGCAGTGAACGAGTTCTCCAGCCTGGGCCTGACCGCCAAAGCCAAGGTTTCCCAGACCGAACTGAAGCTCGGCACCCTGATGCCGAAACTGCCAGTCATCTCCTACAACGATGGTCGTCTGCTGCCGCAAACCTTCCAGGGCGGTCAGATCACCTCGAACGAGATCAAAGATCTGACCCTGGTCGGTGGTCAGATCGAGCACGTTAAAGGTCGTAACTCCAGCAACAACGAAGAGTTGTCGATTGCCGGTGCCAACGGTCGCACTGCATCGGGCCGTGACAGCAACAAGTTCATCTACGGTGGCGGTGACTACAAGATCACCAAAGACCTGACTGCCCAGTACTACTACGGCAACCTGGACGATTTCTACAAGCAACACTTCCTGGGCCTGGTACACAACTGGTCGATCGGCCCGGGCGTGTTGAAGTCGGACTTCCGTTACTTCAACAGCCGTGACGACGGTGCGAATGGTCACGACAAGAACTACTTCACTTCCGGCTACTACGGTGGCACCACCACCAAGGGTAAGGTCGACAACAACCTGTACAGCGGCTTGTTCCTGTACTCGGTTTCCGGTCACACCTTCGGTGGCGGTTACCAGGTCAGCAACGGTGACAGCGACTTCCCGTGGCTGAACCAGGGTGACGGTTCGTCGGCGTACCTGACGACTGACATGCAGATATCCAAGTTCGCCCGTGCCGGCGAGCGTACCTGGCAAGCTCGTTACTCGTACGACTTCGCCAAAGTGGGCGTCCCTGGCCTGACCGCTGGCGTGATTTACCTGCGTGGTGACAATGTTGACACCGCTGCAACGGTTAACAAGAAAACAGTTGTTGGCTCCGGCACCAGCGAGTGGGAACGCGACCTGACCGTGGCTTACGTGATTCCGGAAGGCCCGTTGAAAAACCTCGGCCTGACCTGGAAAAACGCCATGTGGCGCAACGACATCCCGGGTCAACGCGACCAGGATGAAAACCGCCTGATCGTCAGCTACTCGATCCCGCTGTTGTAA